In a single window of the Labeo rohita strain BAU-BD-2019 chromosome 23, IGBB_LRoh.1.0, whole genome shotgun sequence genome:
- the rnf150b gene encoding RING finger protein 150 has protein sequence MALSVIQACRSLALSTWLLSFCFVHLLCLDFTVAEKEEWYTAFVNITYVDPDTAEVRTEKTECGRYGEHSLKREAKGVLAMPAATHDRNACDPNSRFTPHVHGAWIALISKGNCTYRDKIRNAVGKNASAVVIFNVGSANPNETITMSDPGTGDVVAIMIPEPKGRELVLLMERNITVHMHITIGTRNLQKYVSRTSVVFVSISFIILMIISLAWLVFYYIQRFRYANARDRNQRRLGDAAKKAISQLQVRTIRKGDQETESDFDNCAVCIEGYKPNDVVRILPCRHLFHKGCVDPWLVDHRTCPMCKMNILKALGLTSSAECLNELPLDYELAVGGVALNAMVMSDDVMAGDVVGGRDPGVRMVGLPQVLLDSEPLSQDTMPTEQSELQPIASGSSELSLATGAGHSDIDTPTDDPKC, from the exons ATGGCACTCTCGGTGATCCAGGCGTGTCGTAGTCTGGCCCTGTCCACCTGGCTGCTGTCCTTCTGCTTCGTCCATCTGCTGTGTTTGGACTTCACGGTGGCGGAGAAGGAGGAATGGTACACGGCGTTCGTCAACATCACCTACGTGGATCCGGACACGGCCGAGGTCCGGACCGAGAAGACCGAGTGCGGGCGTTATGGGGAGCACTCGCTCAAACGCGAGGCCAAAGGCGTGCTGGCGATGCCCGCCGCGACGCATGACAGAAACGCGTGCGACCCCAACAGCAGATTCACGCCGCACGTCCACGGCGCGTGGATCGCGCTCATCAGCAAGGGAAACTGCACATACAGAGACAAAATCCGAAACGCCGTGGGAAAAAACGCGTCAGCTGTGGTCATATTCAACGTGGGGTCCGCCAACCCGAATGAGACCATCACCATGTCAGATCCAG GCACGGGTGACGTGGTGGCCATCATGATTCCCGAGCCGAAGGGCCGCGAGCTGGTTCTTCTGATGGAGAGGAACATCACCGTTCACATGCACATCACCATAGGTACACGCAACCTCCAGAAATACGTCAGCCGCACCTCCGTGGTCTTCGTCTCCATCTCCTTCATCATCCTCATGATCATCTCGCTGGCCTGGCTCGTCTTTTACTACATCCAGCGCTTCAGATACGCCAACGCCAGGGACCGCAACCAG agGAGGCTGGGCGACGCTGCCAAAAAAGCCATCAGCCAATTACAAGTGCGGACCATCAGGAAAGGCGATCAg GAGACGGAGAGTGATTTTGATAACTGTGCCGTGTGTATCGAGGGTTATAAACCAAATGATGTAGTGCGAATCTTACCCTGCAG GCATCTGTTTCATAAAGGCTGCGTCGACCCGTGGTTGGTGGACCATCGTACGTGTCCCATGTGCAAAATGAACATCCTCAAAGCTCTCGGCCTCACG TCGAGTGCCGAGTGTCTGAATGAACTTCCTCTGGACTATGAGCTCGCCGTGGGAGGCGTGGCCCTCAACGCCATGGTGATGAGCGATGATGTCATGGCCGGCGACGTCGTCGGGGGGCGTGACCCCGGCGTGAGGATGGTGGGTCTCCCTCAGGTCCTCCTGGACTCTGAGCCGCTGTCCCAGGACACCATGCCAACCGAACAGA GTGAGTTACAGCCAATAGCCAGCGGCAGTTCAGAGTTGTCGCTCGCCACGGGGGCGGGGCATTCGGACATTGACACGCCCACCGACGACCCAAAGTGCTGA